One Salmo trutta chromosome 26, fSalTru1.1, whole genome shotgun sequence DNA window includes the following coding sequences:
- the LOC115163648 gene encoding 28S ribosomal protein S22, mitochondrial, which translates to MHPGLKRQTYENCGGPSCYITHSSRFSRCLCEASAEVQDILTRITGLDLKVFRPIKQELKPPTYKLMTDAQLKEATQSAREQAQRLLKMPPVLLERKPINDVLSEDKILEGMDTARYVFTDITFNIPHRERFIVIREPTGTLRKASWEERDRILQVYFPKEGRRLTAPPVFKEENLKMVFGQDRHEDVLDRCQVQFEPDSSEYIRVTLLNRLSRWHAATYEDLEKMGKYDLLRSTRHIGGLVWYLVNARRVDGLIIDMLQKDLWQDAVSLVGLFKVHPHSETAQEASNQQASGLDLLNIYAKRESQRAGYVVLALQAYEQTSAESSV; encoded by the exons GTTCTCCAGATGCCTATGTGAGGCATCTGCAGAGGTGCAGGACATCCTAACCAGAATCACAGGCTTGGACCTGAAGGTGTTCAGACCCATCAAACAGGAGCTGAAGCCCCCCACATACAAACTTATGACAGATGCACAGTTGAAGGAg GCGACCCAGAGTGCAAGGGAGCAGGCCCAGAGGCTGCTGAAGATGCCTCCAGTGCTGCTGGAGAGGAAGCCCATCAACGATGTCCTGTCTGAGGACAAGATCCTGGAGGGCATGGACACAGCCAGATACGTCTTCACTGACATCACCTTCAACATACCACACAGG GAGCGGTTCATAGTGATCCGGGAACCCACCGGGACACTGAGGAAGGCATcgtgggaggagagagacaggatccTGCAGGTCTACTTCCCTAAAGAGGGCCGCAGGCTCACAGCACCCCCTGTCTTCAAGGAGGAGAACCTGAAGATGGTGTTTGGCCAGGATCGTCATGAGGATGTGTTGGATCGGTGCCAGGTCCAGTTTGAACCTGACTCCTCAGAATACATCAGGGTTACACTTCTCAACAGGCTGTCCAGAT GGCATGCTGCCACCTATGAGGATCTTGAGAAGATGGGGAAGTATGATCTGCTGCGTTCCACCAGACATATTGGAGGCCTGGTCTGGTACCTGGTCAATGCCAGGAGGGTGGATGGACTCATCATAGACATGCTGCAGAAAGacct ATGGCAGGATGCAGTGAGTCTGGTGGGTCTGTTCAAGGTCCATCCACACAGTGAGACAGCCCAGGAGGCCTCCAACCAACAGGCCTCTGGACTGGACCTGCTCAAC ATCTACGCTAAGCGGGAGTCCCAGAGGGCAGGATACGTAGTGCTGGCCCTGCAGGCCTACGAACAGACTTCCGCAGAGAGCTCCGTCTGA